CCCACTACTGAATTACATTCAGATAATAACAATAAACAAGAGTAAGACATGAAAACTTCATGAATAAGGGCTAAACTTAACAATTCAAGATTTAAGGATCAATGTCTTTTTTCATCCCAGTTGTTGGATATTCAGCTGAAGAGAAGGATAGCCCATAGGACTGCTGCCGTGGAATGCCAACTGCCTATCTACCATCGGTTAATGCAGCTCTTTGTCGGACCAGCTGAGCAACTCAGCCAGCGTTTTCCCATGCTGGAGGAACCCGCGTGGAGCTCAAGGCTGGCATTGCGCGGACGTTGATGTCAAGCGGTAGCAGGCGGTATTGGATGTCAAGCTCTCTGAACATCTTGACCATCTCCTCAATCAAGAGGGATCGCCTCGTATACTTCTCGTCCATGTCCTGGTGATTCATAGTGTGGTATAACCACACGACAATCCTCACACTGTTCAGCTCTTCTATATCCTTCATTATGATCATTGGCGAGGAATGCCAGTACTCTTTCTTGTCGTCGACATAACTGCAATCGGTAGAACAGCAAAGAACCAATCCAGATTATTTCTTAATTATCTATACGTCGATGCAGAGGGAACGGAAACAGACTGGCAATCTTCAAGGGAGAGAGCCCGGAATTTTAACATGGTCATCTTCCTAGTTCTAAATCCCAGACACCCGCGATTAATCCTGTTTCTTATCACAGATTGACTTGAAACACATTACAGGTCTCTACTTTCCCTGATAGATATCTACGGCAACAATCATTCCTCGCAAAAAAAATGCTTCAAAAGACtcagaaaattgaacaaaattcgAGAAAATTTAGCTGTTTTCACTTGCCCGGTTATCCAGTCCTTCATGGCAGCAATCTTCTCTGCAGGGGTAGCTATGTGCACACAGAATTCGATCTCGTCTGCCATGTCTGGGCTCCGATAATAGTTGCCGATGGCCTTTGTTGCAAGAGTGCTGTTTGGATATACAATCTTTTGATCGTCATCCCTCAGAAACACGGTCGTCAGGATGTTTATCTCTTCCACAACCAACTAAAAAGGATGCAGCATATGAATGAGCGAAGAATAACAAAAGAGACCATGAAGTAGATACAAGCCAAAGCAAATAGAGCAGTGAATATACTGGTCGGCACATGATATCAGTATCTACCTCGACTCCATCGATCTCGCACCTGTCGCCCACATCATACGGATGCATCACGAACAAGAAGAGAGTCGCCTCAAATATGGTCTTGCAGGTGTTCCCGAAAAGAAATGCCAAGGGGACGAGCTGCGAACTGATAATGAACAGGAACTTCATTGTTGGTGCTCCCAGGATGAGAACCCAGGTGAGCAATACGAGGAAACCGACTATGACGTTGATCACGTCACGCAGCTTGTTCACTGCAATCTTGGTGTCATTTAAGGTCAAGTCAAGTGCTCTCCTCCCCCTGAAAGCATTGACCTAAAACGATTTGGTTAATTTGATTAGCATTAAAGACAAAAAAGTATGAACGAGGATGTCTAAGGACCTAATTTAACAGAATTCCACTCACCAGCCAGTTCTTCAGGCACGACTTGCTGATTCTCTTGCATTCATCGGCTCCTTCGAAGAGCCTCATCGTATTCAAGGCTTCATCGTCCTTCATGAACCGCTTCAGATCTTCCAAGTAGATAAACCTAGCAACAACAATAAGATATATAACTGACTTTGGACAATTTCCATCATAAAACCAGATAATATCGACTGCACATAGTGCGCCAGTTAATCGGAAAGAGATCCAATCAGGGAAGCAATTGACTCATTCAAGGATTATGTCAAAAGCTCAAAACAGGAGGTGAAGAACTATGATCTTACTTTGAATTAGGCTTAGCCACATTTCGAAAGATCTTCCTAGCTGCAGCTTTGGCTTCGTTTTCACTCCTGATCATTGTTGCCGACTCATCCTCTTCAGTAGAATCCTGTATCCGCTCATCCAATGTGGAGTGCAATCCATGCCGCACCATATTAATCAATCTTTTCATATTCCAGGCAGACACATTCTTGGGATTCAGATTGTACAAGTGCTCTATTGTGATCCCTCCCTCGCTGTTTCCCGACAGCCCTTGAGAGAGCTTCGTGTTCTTCACTCGGGGACTTCTCTGAAGCCCTCCGCTCCCAACTACCATACCACTTTCAGTTGGAAAAGCCACCGCCCTTAATTCTGGCGGCACAGTCACGCTTGCTTCCTGTAAAGTCTGACGATCACCTGCAATGTTCTCTTCCTGTCTCCTCCGAATTTCAATCACAGGCGGACCTGACAACTTCTCAATCACGTACTGATTGAACAGAGACTTCTGGATCCGTTCAAAGTAGGTCCTCACATGGAACGACGATGCCAGCACCTTGAAGATCAGTGTCTTGATCAACCACAGTAGAGCCACCTCCAAAAAGCACAAGAGCACCTTGGTGACGTACCTCAACCCGTCACCGTTAATGTCAAACAGAGCACGCCAAGCAATCGAGACCAATCCCAACCACAGGCAGTTCTGCACTGCGTTTCGATAGCTGTAGAAGAAATACAGAACCCGTTTTCGCAACAGAAAGTTCCTCTCCATGAAGAACACAGCTAATCGAAACATCCACCCAGAGACCAACCTCCCACAAATCAAGACCAGGACCAGGACCTCCCACTTCCACAGTTTGAACTTCCACAAATCCTTATGCTTCGATGCAGGAATCGCAAGAGTACAAACTAAAGCACCAACGATCAAGACCAAACTCACCCACTGTAACAGAGCCATGGCACCGAACGGGGTTTTCCTGAGCTCCTCTGGTAGGTCTTCTTCCAAGAAGATGTCGTCCTCGTCCTCATCCCCTGCCCTCCCCAACATTCCAGACCGCGGAATGTGACCCGATCTCTGTTGGGGCTCCTCCGGCGGGTCCATCATCCGCGACCGGGATTTTGAGCAGAGCAGGTATGATCGATGGGAAGTCGCGCTCGACGTCCTTTTAGTGACCTCCTCTTCTCTGTTGCCTACAGAGTTTCCATCTCCCCCACTGCTCGGCGAACCTTCTTGCCACCTCTGCGGCACACCTGGCCTAGCCTCTGTCCAGATGGGCGGCTGGCAGGACACTCTCGAGCCGTCCTGGCTCTGCCTCTGCGGCCGTGGAGCCGGCGGCGAACCGTCGCTGCCGTGTAGCTCCTCAATCTCCAGTTCCACGTCCCGCGACAAGTCGCGGGAGGTCCACTGCTGGTGTAGGGACCGCCCGATCAGCGGCGACGGCCGGTTATCCAGCGCGCGGCCCGAACCCTCGGCAGGAGCTTTTTCCTCGCTCCCCTTCTCGGACCCAATGCTGGGGTCTCTCAGCATTCTCGAACCGTCGCTGCCGCGCAGCTCCTCAATCTCCAGTCCCACGTCCAGCGACAAGTCGCCGGAGGTCCACTGCTGGTGTAGGGACCGCCCGATCAGCGGCGACGGCCGGTCATCCAGCGCGCGGCCCGAACCCTCGGGAGGAGCTTTTTCCTCGCTCCCCTTCTCGGACCCAATGCTGGGGTCTCTCAGCATTCTCGAACCGTCGCTGCCGGGCAGCTCCTCCATCTCCAGTTCCACGTCCAGCGACACGTCGCCGGAGGCCTGCCGCGACGGCGGGTCATCCGGCGCGCGGCCCGAACCCTCGGCAGGAGCTTTCTCCTCGCTTCCTTCTCGGACCCAATGCTGAGTTCTCTCAGCATTCGCGAACCGTCGCCGCCGCGCAGCTCCTCCATCTCCAGTTCCACGTCCAGCGACACGTCGCCGGAGGCCTGCCGCGACGGCGGGTCATCCGGCGCGCGGCCCGAACCCTCGGCAGGAGCTTTCTCCTCGCTCCCCTTCTCGGACCCAATGCTGAGTTCTCTCCGCATTCTCGAACCGTCGCTCCTGTGGCTCTCGGAATCACCTGGTAATAAGCCGGGACCACTGAGACCGAGCTCGAGGTCGGGGGTTTCGAAGGCGGTCGTCAGGATCTTCGCAGTAAC
This Eucalyptus grandis isolate ANBG69807.140 chromosome 7, ASM1654582v1, whole genome shotgun sequence DNA region includes the following protein-coding sequences:
- the LOC104455524 gene encoding mechanosensitive ion channel protein 6; the encoded protein is MEHESEFRFPTESRGALLCFLFRPSLPIFNGIPERPALFPPSSRHLYILCFGGQLHSLSHISIFTVQPRFLHCTRASHTPSKLVLFSLFLAFPNLFFTDPLIHGVTAKILTTAFETPDLELGLSGPGLLPGDSESHRSDGSRMRRELSIGSEKGSEEKAPAEGSGRAPDDPPSRQASGDVSLDVELEMEELRGGDGSEEKAPAEGSGRAPDDPPSRQASGDVSLDVELEMEELPGSDGSRMLRDPSIGSEKGSEEKAPPEGSGRALDDRPSPLIGRSLHQQWTSGDLSLDVGLEIEELRGSDGSRMLRDPSIGSEKGSEEKAPAEGSGRALDNRPSPLIGRSLHQQWTSRDLSRDVELEIEELHGSDGSPPAPRPQRQSQDGSRVSCQPPIWTEARPGVPQRWQEGSPSSGGDGNSVGNREEEVTKRTSSATSHRSYLLCSKSRSRMMDPPEEPQQRSGHIPRSGMLGRAGDEDEDDIFLEEDLPEELRKTPFGAMALLQWVSLVLIVGALVCTLAIPASKHKDLWKFKLWKWEVLVLVLICGRLVSGWMFRLAVFFMERNFLLRKRVLYFFYSYRNAVQNCLWLGLVSIAWRALFDINGDGLRYVTKVLLCFLEVALLWLIKTLIFKVLASSFHVRTYFERIQKSLFNQYVIEKLSGPPVIEIRRRQEENIAGDRQTLQEASVTVPPELRAVAFPTESGMVVGSGGLQRSPRVKNTKLSQGLSGNSEGGITIEHLYNLNPKNVSAWNMKRLINMVRHGLHSTLDERIQDSTEEDESATMIRSENEAKAAARKIFRNVAKPNSKFIYLEDLKRFMKDDEALNTMRLFEGADECKRISKSCLKNWLVNAFRGRRALDLTLNDTKIAVNKLRDVINVIVGFLVLLTWVLILGAPTMKFLFIISSQLVPLAFLFGNTCKTIFEATLFLFVMHPYDVGDRCEIDGVELVVEEINILTTVFLRDDDQKIVYPNSTLATKAIGNYYRSPDMADEIEFCVHIATPAEKIAAMKDWITGYVDDKKEYWHSSPMIIMKDIEELNSVRIVVWLYHTMNHQDMDEKYTRRSLLIEEMVKMFRELDIQYRLLPLDINVRAMPALSSTRVPPAWENAG